A region from the Triticum urartu cultivar G1812 chromosome 1, Tu2.1, whole genome shotgun sequence genome encodes:
- the LOC125529496 gene encoding uncharacterized protein LOC125529496, producing MAAAASSSAWKARWLRPEAYPIFAATGVAVGICVMQLVRNITTNPEVRVTKENRAAGVLDNHDEGRRYARHPFRRFIDGKSAEIMPGINSFFTAPPKN from the exons ATGGCGGCCGCTGCTTCCTCCAGCGCGTGGAAGGCGAGGTGGCTCCGCCCCGAG GCGTACCCTATCTTTGCGGCGACGGGCGTGGCCGTGGGGATCTGCGTCATGCAGCTGGTGCGCAACATCACCACCAACCCCGAGGTCCGGGTGACCAAGGAGAACAGGGCGGCCGGGGTGCTGGACAACCACGACGAGGGCCGCCGCTACGCGCGCCACCCCTTCCGGAGGTTCATCGACGGCAAGTCCGCCGAGATCATGCCCGGCATCAACAGCTTCTTCACCGCCCCACCAAAGAACTAG